A window of the Oncorhynchus masou masou isolate Uvic2021 chromosome 13, UVic_Omas_1.1, whole genome shotgun sequence genome harbors these coding sequences:
- the LOC135553385 gene encoding olfactory receptor 6N1-like, which produces MENSTQVKFFYLFGFKETFNNKSVYFTLSLITYLLIITVNLTLIITIIQEKGLHEPMYIFLCSLCVNGLYGTAGFYPKFLLDLQSDVQVISYGGCLTQTYVIYTSVMCEMSTLTVMSYDRYVAICRPLLYHTIVTSLTVRKLLLFSWCYPLFISLIALSFTARLPLCGSRIDKIFCDNPSILKHACLPITINQNLNKFMILVHVLQLLFTVFSYCQIVRNCVKSAKGRIKFTQTCVPHLITIFIFITVTLFDTLQGWNNVNITLNVRNAMSIQFLVIPPVLNPVIYGLNLQKIRRAVFRKCNAHKIIDMKR; this is translated from the coding sequence ATGGAGAACTCAACCCAAGTCAAGTTCTTTTATCTCTTTGGCTTCAAAGAGACATTTAACAACAAATCGGTCTATTTTACCTTGTCTCTTATCACATACCTTCTCATCATCACTGTGAATCTGACTCTGATCATAACAATCATTCAGGAGAAAGGTCTCCATGAGCCCATGTATATCTTTCTGTGTAGTCTATGTGTCAATGGATTGTATGGAACTGCTGGTTTCTACCCCAAGTTCTTACTGGACCTTCAGTCAGATGTTCAGGTGATATCTTATGGTGGATGTTTGACTCAAACCTATGTAATATACACATCTGTCATGTGTGAAATGTCTACTTTAACAGTGATGTCTTACGACAGGTATGTGGCAATATGCAGACcactactataccataccattGTGACATCTTTAACTGTCAGAAAGTTACTCTTATTTTCTTGGTGTTATCCTTTATTTATATCACTAATAGCACTTAGTTTTACCGCCAGACTTCCTTTGTGTGGATCTCGCATTGATAAGATCTTCTGTGACAATCCATCTATACTGAAACATGCATGTTTACCGATTACCATCAATCAGAATTTGAACAAATTTATGATTTTGGTTCATGTTTTACAGTTACTTTTCACTGTATTTTCTTACTGTCAGATTGTAAGGAATTGTGTAAAGTCAGCTAAGGGAAGGATTAAGTTCACACAGACATGTGTGCCACATTTAATaacaatatttatttttatcacaGTGACCCTGTTTGACACGTTGCAAGGGTGGAATAATGTAAATATTACGCTAAATGTGCGTAATGCAATGTCCATACAATTCCTTGTTATACCACCTGTCTTAAACCCTGTAATATATGGACTTAACCTCCAGAAGATTCGAAGAGCAGTTTTCAGAAAGTGTAATGCACATAAAATCATTGATATGAAACGTTAG